One segment of Streptomyces bathyalis DNA contains the following:
- a CDS encoding serine/threonine-protein kinase, with translation MGSVYLARSRGGRAVAVKVARAELAADPDFRQRFRAEIAAARMVGGFHTAPVVDADPDAPEPWLATAYVPGPTLAEHIDHNGPMNAGELTALGAALAEALEAIHRCGLVHRDLKPGNIVMADDGPRVIDFGIARAVDSTRLTATNHAFGTPGYLAPEQATGGEVTGMADVFALGAVLTAAAGGRAFGTGTPMSLMYRSVHEAPDLSALPDGVRDVAAACLDKEPSQRPGTARLLDWFEELAGRTDGDERPGSTDPRGALLSSPQPPRPRSSSPALPSSSPSPRVPPSPYAPTRPDAPRPPRAAPAPSVRASEDEAGEAGEAFMAADADTAVVVDADGVVFLLEQRWRPLDELENGQDLDRAETEAEFAWAEISDVTIGTADRTYLTVTVVLRDGSSHFCAVNARRAARLNAWRRDLAEAVRHYLRR, from the coding sequence ATGGGGAGCGTCTATCTGGCCCGTTCCCGCGGTGGGCGTGCCGTCGCGGTGAAGGTCGCCAGGGCCGAACTCGCGGCCGACCCCGACTTCCGTCAGCGCTTCCGAGCCGAGATTGCCGCGGCACGCATGGTCGGCGGCTTCCATACGGCACCCGTTGTCGACGCGGATCCGGATGCGCCGGAGCCCTGGCTGGCGACCGCGTACGTCCCCGGGCCGACGCTCGCCGAGCACATCGACCACAACGGGCCCATGAACGCGGGGGAGTTGACGGCACTCGGCGCCGCGCTCGCCGAGGCGCTGGAAGCCATTCACCGATGCGGCCTCGTCCACCGTGATCTGAAGCCCGGCAACATCGTGATGGCCGACGACGGTCCCCGGGTCATCGACTTCGGCATCGCGCGTGCGGTCGACTCCACCCGTCTGACCGCTACCAACCACGCCTTCGGCACGCCGGGGTACCTGGCTCCCGAGCAGGCGACGGGCGGCGAAGTCACGGGCATGGCAGATGTGTTCGCGCTCGGGGCCGTGCTCACAGCGGCGGCGGGCGGCAGGGCGTTCGGGACGGGGACGCCGATGTCGCTGATGTACCGCTCCGTGCACGAGGCGCCGGATCTGAGTGCCCTGCCGGACGGGGTACGGGACGTGGCGGCGGCCTGCCTGGACAAGGAGCCTTCACAGCGCCCCGGTACGGCCCGGCTCCTGGACTGGTTCGAGGAGTTGGCGGGCCGCACGGACGGTGATGAACGGCCCGGCAGCACTGATCCGCGGGGGGCGCTGCTGTCGTCCCCGCAGCCTCCGCGGCCACGGTCATCGTCTCCGGCGCTGCCATCCTCGTCCCCGTCCCCGCGGGTGCCTCCGTCACCGTATGCACCGACGCGGCCGGACGCCCCGAGGCCGCCGAGGGCTGCCCCTGCACCGTCCGTTCGCGCATCGGAGGACGAGGCGGGCGAGGCAGGCGAGGCGTTCATGGCCGCGGACGCGGACACCGCCGTCGTTGTCGACGCCGACGGCGTGGTGTTTCTTCTGGAGCAGCGCTGGCGCCCGCTCGACGAGCTCGAGAACGGCCAGGACCTCGATCGGGCAGAGACGGAGGCCGAGTTCGCCTGGGCCGAGATCTCTGACGTCACCATCGGCACCGCCGACCGCACGTATTTGACCGTCACGGTCGTCCTGCGTGACGGCTCGTCCCACTTCTGCGCGGTCAACGCCCGCCGCGCGGCCCGTCTCAACGCCTGGCGGCGCGACCTCGCCGAGGCCGTACGGCATTACCTGCGCCGCTGA